In a genomic window of Victivallis lenta:
- the carB gene encoding carbamoyl-phosphate synthase large subunit gives MAKREDIKKVLIIGSGPIIIGQACEFDYSGTQACKALRGLGYEVVLANSNPATIMTDPGMADHTYIEPLTVDSIEKIIAKERPDALLPNLGGQTALNLAISLQDNGILDKYNVQVIGVDLNAIKRGEDRIIFKETMNQLGVPMAKSEPCYTVEEAEKIANELGYPVVLRPAYTMGGTGGGIVYNVEELREVVARGLAASLINQVLVEECALGWEELELEVVRDAKGDKITVCFIENVDPMGVHTGDSFCVAPMLTVPEEVQQRLQDYAYRIIDAVGVIGGCNVQFAHNREDGRIIVIEINPRTSRSSALASKATGFPIASVSTKLAAGITLDELPYWRDGSLEKYTPSGDYVVVKFARWAFEKFPQAQDRLGTQMKAVGEVMSIGKNFKEALQKAIRSLEIGRAGLGMVKKIEKLSLEELRPLVASPSSERFFHLYEAFKKGLTVDEACALTRITRYFLQEIKELADFELKLAAYTWMALPDELLVQAKKFGFSDKYLAKLFSVSEKEVRECRLELGCAATFCLVPVSGVENADYYYSTYSGAPDEVPVSSNRKIMVLGGGPNRIGQGIEFDYTCVHAAFTLRDEGYESVLINCNPETVSTDYDTSDKLYFEPLTTEDVLAIYAKEKPEGVIVQFGGQTPLNIAQELKDAGVKIIGTQPEGIRLAEDREYFRERMIALGIKQPQSGIARSLEEAIRLGREIGYPVMVRPSFVLGGRGMAVIYDEETLTRYAIEAIQVSPEYPMLIDRFLDNAIECEVDAISDGDATYVASVMEHIELAGIHSGDSACSIPPVTLPKKHLDTIEQQAAAIAKDFRVKGILNVQFAVCEDQVWIIEANPRASRTVPIVSKVTGVPLARIATCLMLGHKLAEFADVLKPHPQSYFGVKEAVFPFNMFPEVDPVLGPEMRATGEVMGLATSFGMAYFKSQQAAGSKLPLDGTVLVSVSERERQYLLPIIETLRDLGFKFVATEGTAKFLTANGIETAEVHKLNEGRPNVADLIKNRQITLIINTPIGRLSKIDDSYIRMKAIQYKIPYMTTIAAARATAAGIKEAKHGESPLKSLQEYQAGR, from the coding sequence ATGGCAAAGCGGGAAGACATCAAGAAGGTGCTGATCATCGGCTCGGGGCCGATCATCATCGGGCAGGCGTGCGAATTCGATTACTCCGGAACCCAGGCGTGCAAGGCGCTGCGCGGGCTCGGCTACGAGGTGGTGCTGGCCAACTCGAACCCGGCCACGATCATGACCGATCCCGGCATGGCGGATCACACCTACATCGAACCGCTGACCGTCGACAGCATCGAGAAGATCATCGCGAAGGAGCGTCCGGACGCGCTGCTGCCGAATCTCGGCGGGCAGACCGCGCTGAACCTCGCGATTTCGCTGCAGGACAACGGCATTCTCGATAAATACAATGTTCAGGTCATCGGCGTCGACCTCAATGCGATCAAGCGCGGCGAGGACCGCATCATCTTCAAGGAGACCATGAACCAGCTCGGCGTCCCGATGGCGAAGTCCGAGCCGTGCTACACGGTCGAAGAGGCCGAAAAGATCGCGAACGAGCTCGGCTATCCGGTGGTCCTGCGCCCGGCCTACACGATGGGCGGCACCGGCGGCGGCATCGTCTACAACGTCGAGGAGCTGCGCGAAGTGGTCGCCCGCGGGCTGGCTGCCTCGCTGATCAACCAGGTGCTGGTCGAAGAGTGCGCGCTCGGCTGGGAAGAGCTTGAGCTCGAAGTCGTCCGTGACGCGAAAGGCGACAAGATCACCGTCTGCTTCATCGAGAACGTCGATCCGATGGGCGTGCATACCGGCGACAGCTTCTGCGTGGCGCCGATGCTGACCGTGCCGGAAGAGGTCCAGCAGCGGCTGCAGGATTACGCATACCGCATCATCGACGCGGTCGGCGTCATCGGCGGCTGCAACGTCCAGTTCGCGCACAATCGCGAAGACGGCCGCATCATCGTCATCGAAATCAATCCGCGCACTTCGCGTTCGAGCGCGCTCGCCTCGAAGGCGACCGGCTTCCCGATCGCCAGTGTTTCAACGAAGCTGGCGGCCGGAATCACGCTCGACGAGCTGCCGTACTGGCGCGACGGATCGCTGGAGAAATACACGCCGTCGGGTGATTACGTCGTCGTGAAGTTTGCGCGCTGGGCGTTCGAGAAGTTCCCGCAGGCCCAGGACCGGCTCGGCACGCAGATGAAGGCGGTCGGCGAAGTCATGAGCATCGGCAAAAATTTCAAGGAGGCGCTCCAGAAAGCGATCCGTTCGCTCGAAATCGGCCGGGCCGGGCTCGGCATGGTCAAGAAAATCGAGAAACTTTCGCTCGAAGAGCTCCGGCCTCTGGTTGCCTCTCCCTCCAGCGAACGTTTTTTCCACCTCTACGAGGCGTTCAAGAAGGGGCTTACGGTCGACGAGGCGTGCGCCCTGACCCGGATCACCCGTTATTTCCTGCAGGAGATCAAGGAGCTGGCCGACTTCGAGCTGAAGCTGGCGGCCTACACCTGGATGGCACTGCCGGACGAGCTGCTCGTTCAGGCCAAGAAATTCGGCTTCTCGGACAAATATCTCGCGAAACTCTTCAGCGTTTCGGAAAAAGAGGTGCGCGAGTGCCGTCTTGAGCTCGGCTGTGCCGCCACGTTCTGCCTGGTTCCGGTCAGCGGCGTTGAGAATGCGGACTACTATTACTCGACCTACTCCGGCGCGCCGGACGAGGTCCCGGTCAGCTCGAACCGCAAGATCATGGTGCTCGGCGGCGGTCCGAACCGGATCGGCCAGGGCATCGAATTCGATTACACCTGCGTGCATGCGGCCTTTACGCTGCGCGACGAAGGGTATGAATCGGTTCTCATCAACTGCAATCCCGAGACGGTTTCGACCGACTACGACACGAGCGACAAGCTTTATTTCGAACCGCTGACCACCGAGGACGTGCTTGCGATTTACGCGAAAGAGAAGCCGGAGGGCGTCATTGTCCAGTTCGGCGGCCAGACGCCGCTCAACATCGCGCAGGAGCTGAAAGACGCCGGCGTGAAGATCATCGGTACGCAGCCGGAGGGAATCCGGCTGGCCGAAGACCGCGAATATTTCCGCGAGCGCATGATCGCGCTCGGCATCAAGCAGCCGCAGAGCGGCATCGCCCGTTCGCTCGAAGAGGCGATCCGGCTCGGGCGCGAGATCGGCTACCCGGTCATGGTTCGTCCCTCCTTTGTGCTCGGCGGCCGCGGCATGGCGGTCATCTATGACGAAGAGACGCTGACCCGCTACGCGATCGAGGCGATTCAGGTCAGCCCCGAATACCCGATGCTGATCGACCGCTTCCTCGACAACGCGATCGAGTGCGAGGTCGATGCGATTTCGGACGGGGATGCGACTTATGTCGCATCGGTCATGGAGCACATTGAGCTGGCCGGCATCCACTCGGGCGACTCGGCCTGTTCGATTCCGCCGGTGACGCTGCCGAAGAAGCACCTCGACACGATTGAGCAACAGGCGGCGGCGATTGCGAAGGATTTCCGTGTGAAGGGCATCCTGAATGTCCAGTTCGCGGTCTGCGAGGATCAGGTCTGGATCATCGAAGCGAATCCGCGCGCCTCGCGCACGGTTCCGATCGTTTCGAAGGTGACCGGGGTTCCGCTGGCCCGCATCGCGACCTGCCTCATGCTCGGGCACAAGCTTGCCGAGTTCGCCGATGTGCTCAAGCCGCACCCGCAGAGTTATTTCGGCGTCAAGGAGGCGGTGTTCCCGTTCAATATGTTCCCGGAAGTCGACCCGGTGCTCGGTCCCGAAATGCGGGCCACCGGCGAGGTGATGGGGCTGGCGACGAGTTTCGGCATGGCGTACTTCAAGTCGCAGCAGGCGGCCGGTTCGAAGCTGCCGCTCGACGGGACGGTGCTGGTCTCCGTTTCGGAGCGTGAACGGCAGTATCTGCTGCCGATCATCGAGACGCTCCGCGACCTCGGCTTCAAGTTCGTCGCGACGGAGGGAACCGCGAAGTTCCTGACCGCGAACGGTATCGAAACCGCCGAGGTGCACAAGCTCAACGAAGGGCGGCCGAATGTGGCCGACCTGATCAAGAACCGGCAGATCACGCTGATCATCAACACGCCGATCGGCCGTCTCTCGAAGATCGACGACAGCTATATCCGCATGAAGGCGATCCAGTACAAGATTCCGTACATGACCACGATTGCGGCCGCGAGGGCGACCGCCGCGGGCATCAAGGAGGCGAAGCACGGCGAGTCGCCGCTGAAGTCGCTGCAGGAATATCAGGCCGGCCGGTAA
- a CDS encoding PP2C family protein-serine/threonine phosphatase, translated as MTAGIIIFLVILLLPVTLTAVHYFRRTIELGRALDRANERRREITNFLSRFSTGLQEEDGVEGAMHAAARHVAEQTDAESVAIYEVSGNELRVTGVCGTYPLIHSSNQLLFSRHHHLFEALRREEVPIGKGFLGGMATTRQAELVPDAAADPRFVEYPDFANFGSIMAIPLLREGMLVGVVCAATNRLRPGSPFSEAQFERLRLLSGQVQMVQNLVKVYSEISKRERIDQELEFARHLQQSLLPQAFPAWDQFSVNAHTRSAKEVNGDFYDFVEIDEDRLLVIIGDACGKGIPACMLTAMTRSYARCLAAGSFTTLGEFLRQINDKLFRDTDADRFITLGCCLLDKRNSLLEFGRAGHTDLVSYVHDHIRTFSPAGSALGILPDEFANFDTICLAIEPGTSVIMYSDGLTEALNKEQEEFGITRLSEVFKDSCELGGSPQAVIDRVMEAVINYEVEQNDDQTIVLIRHTGKA; from the coding sequence ATGACTGCGGGAATTATCATCTTTCTGGTGATTCTGCTGCTGCCGGTCACGCTGACGGCGGTGCATTATTTCCGCCGCACGATCGAACTCGGCCGGGCGCTGGACCGTGCGAACGAGCGGCGCCGCGAGATCACAAACTTCCTCTCGCGCTTTTCGACCGGGCTCCAGGAGGAGGACGGCGTGGAGGGCGCGATGCACGCCGCCGCCCGCCACGTCGCGGAACAGACCGACGCGGAGTCGGTGGCGATCTACGAGGTTTCCGGCAATGAGCTGCGGGTGACCGGAGTCTGCGGGACGTATCCGCTGATCCACAGTTCGAACCAGCTGCTTTTCTCCCGCCATCATCATCTGTTCGAGGCGTTGCGCCGCGAGGAGGTTCCGATCGGCAAGGGGTTCCTCGGCGGCATGGCGACGACGCGGCAGGCGGAGCTTGTGCCGGATGCGGCGGCGGACCCGCGTTTCGTCGAATATCCGGATTTTGCGAATTTCGGCAGCATCATGGCGATTCCGCTCCTGCGGGAGGGGATGTTGGTCGGGGTCGTCTGTGCGGCGACGAACCGTCTGCGCCCCGGCAGTCCGTTCTCCGAAGCACAGTTCGAGCGGCTGCGGCTGCTTTCGGGCCAGGTGCAGATGGTGCAGAATCTGGTCAAGGTTTACAGCGAAATCAGCAAGCGGGAGCGGATCGACCAGGAGCTCGAATTCGCGCGCCATCTCCAGCAGTCGCTGCTGCCGCAGGCGTTCCCGGCCTGGGATCAGTTTTCGGTCAACGCCCATACGCGTTCGGCCAAGGAGGTCAACGGCGATTTCTACGATTTTGTGGAGATTGATGAGGATCGGCTGCTGGTCATCATCGGCGATGCGTGCGGCAAGGGGATTCCGGCCTGCATGCTGACAGCCATGACGCGCAGCTATGCGCGCTGTCTCGCCGCCGGAAGCTTCACGACGCTCGGGGAGTTCCTGCGGCAGATCAACGACAAGCTCTTCCGCGACACCGATGCGGACCGGTTCATCACGCTCGGCTGCTGTCTGCTGGATAAGCGGAATTCGCTGCTGGAGTTCGGCCGGGCCGGGCATACGGACCTGGTGAGCTACGTTCACGACCATATCCGGACGTTTTCGCCGGCCGGCTCGGCGCTCGGGATCCTGCCGGACGAATTTGCGAATTTCGACACGATCTGCCTGGCGATCGAACCGGGAACTTCGGTGATCATGTATTCGGACGGCCTGACGGAGGCTTTGAACAAGGAGCAGGAGGAGTTCGGAATCACCCGGCTTTCGGAGGTGTTCAAGGATTCGTGCGAGCTCGGCGGTTCGCCGCAGGCCGTGATCGACCGCGTGATGGAGGCGGTGATCAACTACGAGGTCGAACAGAACGACGACCAGACCATCGTGCTCATCCGCCACACCGGCAAGGCGTAA
- a CDS encoding glycosyl hydrolase — protein MRNVFFSFVALCLLAGRLCAADSLREGFANPPPEYRVHTWYHWSSNFVTPEGITADLEAMKKAGIGTVHLFAAAMSRMPSGPAILTEKWRENVRHFASEARRLGLQAGVHNCPGWSSSGGPWIRPEDAMQFLVSSEAEVAGGGKRTVTLPQPEIRNGYYRDVALLAFPAAPSPEVTKISATFTKFPSFPLSLPLKEKGSSAELRFDFSELTPLRFAELKFGETHLYVRGEIELSPDGVNFTKAGTFDFGIHNDQRGPKYVPFGDRPVKARSARIRFRDRVRPVWIGPADVRLESVRFTGQAMIPQIELQNASGSSFGFRPPAAGYAAAAGIAPESIIDLTGKLNAAGQLEWEVPPGTWKLLRIGHTPTGKRNAPASLSGLECDKLSRRGLDAHWPGMMEKYLADTKGFDVLRYGIIDSYEVGGQNWTDGLDREFETRRGYPLKPYLPAVLGYAVGTPEESARFLYDFQKTVAELFAENYFGRFTELCRRSGLLSCLEPYGGPFESMQSGKSADLPAGEFWIGGAPPDKLAASIGRVYGKKTIGAEAFTTDALPGRWLQDPYQLKEYGDRAWCRGINLFMLHSYVHQPWLHVRPGVTLGRHGAHFNRNNTWFREAGAWLDYVRRGQYLLQSGQAVADVLVLSGESVPNRFPAENGLDGYDFDYCDVETLLSRLTVRDGRIFLPDGRSYALFSLGTDRYLSRAVLRRVRELLEAGAVVAGVAPLGSPTLADRGSEAEYRRLVADLWESGRYEDRLIPAGKVADAVRALKLAPDFAGPVEFGFQHRKIGERDIYLVSSGSDRSFCGTVSFRVTGVAPELWDPATGETVPAPVWETQGGRTAVQLRLPPKGSIFVVFSPEAGTKKHLLPPAAPVPARLEVVEALYRERDAAAGGAEVTDAVRRLIDDSGLHFPVNTKSFGIADPAPGRYKVLLLKFRGGDGVLHELRTPEYGRVSLDAGKYDRSAALPIEIVRAVYRPRGEENGKDVTDEVKKLFTPAGLDFIVDNPTLGGDPAPDRPKELLLEYAYRGERVTKVYPEWAKVSLSAAFFVPGGGAEPFIDRDGRCAVLFLQPGEAEYRLPGGKIWKAASGVLPEPLALDREWSLSFPPGLGAPERIELPELISWSDHADDGVRYFSGTAVYHKRFELPAGVTGAGRRHYLELGAVKNLARVRLNGADLGLLWKPPFRVEVTERLKPGMNELQVEVTNLLVNRMIGDEQLSGRDPERDGFPEWVLSDRSDSGSGRYTWSTWKGWARDDKPLASGLLGPVRLLTGAVVRQDF, from the coding sequence ATGCGAAACGTGTTCTTCTCGTTTGTCGCGTTGTGTCTGCTGGCCGGCCGCCTCTGCGCCGCCGATTCCCTGCGGGAGGGGTTCGCGAATCCTCCCCCCGAATACCGGGTCCACACCTGGTATCACTGGTCGAGCAATTTCGTGACGCCGGAAGGCATCACCGCCGATCTCGAAGCGATGAAGAAGGCCGGCATCGGCACGGTGCACCTGTTCGCGGCCGCCATGAGCCGTATGCCCTCCGGTCCGGCGATCCTGACGGAGAAGTGGCGGGAAAACGTCCGTCATTTCGCTTCCGAAGCGCGGCGGTTGGGACTGCAGGCCGGCGTGCATAACTGTCCCGGCTGGTCGTCGAGCGGCGGACCGTGGATCCGGCCGGAGGACGCGATGCAGTTCCTCGTCTCTTCCGAGGCGGAGGTCGCCGGCGGAGGAAAGCGGACCGTCACGCTGCCGCAGCCGGAGATCCGGAACGGCTACTACCGCGATGTCGCGCTGCTGGCCTTCCCGGCCGCGCCGTCTCCGGAAGTGACGAAAATTTCCGCCACATTCACGAAATTTCCGTCATTTCCCCTCAGCTTGCCGCTGAAGGAGAAGGGCAGTTCCGCCGAATTGCGTTTCGACTTTTCCGAATTGACGCCTCTTCGCTTTGCGGAACTGAAATTCGGGGAGACCCACCTCTATGTGCGCGGTGAAATCGAGCTCTCGCCGGACGGCGTGAATTTCACGAAGGCCGGAACATTCGATTTCGGCATTCACAACGACCAGCGCGGTCCGAAGTACGTCCCGTTCGGCGATCGGCCGGTCAAGGCGCGTTCGGCCCGGATTCGTTTCCGCGACCGGGTCCGGCCGGTCTGGATCGGCCCGGCCGACGTCCGGCTGGAATCGGTGCGGTTCACCGGGCAGGCGATGATTCCGCAGATCGAATTGCAAAACGCCTCCGGCTCGAGCTTCGGCTTCCGTCCTCCGGCGGCCGGATACGCCGCCGCGGCCGGGATCGCGCCGGAGTCGATCATCGACCTGACCGGAAAACTCAATGCCGCAGGACAGCTCGAATGGGAGGTCCCGCCCGGAACCTGGAAGCTGCTCCGCATCGGCCATACGCCGACCGGCAAGCGAAACGCTCCGGCCTCGCTTTCCGGGCTCGAGTGCGACAAGCTTTCGCGCCGCGGGCTCGATGCCCACTGGCCCGGCATGATGGAAAAATATCTGGCCGACACGAAGGGGTTCGATGTTCTGCGCTACGGCATCATCGACAGCTACGAGGTCGGCGGCCAGAACTGGACGGACGGCCTTGACCGCGAGTTCGAAACGCGCCGCGGCTACCCGTTGAAGCCATACCTGCCGGCCGTACTCGGTTATGCGGTCGGCACACCGGAAGAGTCGGCGCGTTTTCTCTACGATTTCCAGAAGACGGTCGCCGAACTTTTTGCGGAAAACTACTTCGGCCGCTTCACGGAGCTCTGCCGCAGAAGCGGTCTTCTGAGCTGCCTCGAACCGTATGGCGGGCCGTTCGAATCGATGCAGAGCGGCAAAAGCGCGGATCTGCCGGCCGGGGAGTTCTGGATCGGCGGCGCGCCGCCCGACAAGCTCGCCGCTTCCATCGGCCGGGTTTACGGCAAAAAGACGATCGGAGCCGAAGCGTTCACGACCGATGCGCTGCCGGGGCGCTGGCTGCAGGACCCGTATCAGCTCAAGGAGTACGGGGACCGCGCCTGGTGCCGCGGAATCAATCTTTTCATGCTGCACAGCTACGTCCACCAGCCGTGGCTCCATGTGCGTCCCGGCGTTACGCTCGGACGTCACGGCGCGCACTTCAACCGGAACAACACCTGGTTCCGCGAGGCCGGCGCGTGGCTCGACTACGTGCGCCGCGGCCAGTACCTGCTGCAGTCCGGGCAGGCCGTCGCCGATGTGCTGGTCCTGTCGGGCGAATCCGTTCCGAACCGCTTTCCGGCCGAAAACGGTCTCGACGGATACGATTTCGATTACTGCGACGTCGAAACCCTGCTTTCGCGGCTGACGGTGCGCGACGGCCGGATCTTTCTCCCGGACGGCCGCAGCTACGCGCTGTTCTCCCTCGGCACGGACCGTTATCTGTCGCGGGCCGTGCTCCGGCGCGTCCGGGAGCTGCTCGAAGCGGGGGCTGTTGTCGCCGGAGTCGCGCCGCTCGGTTCGCCGACGCTGGCGGATCGGGGGAGCGAAGCGGAGTATCGCAGGCTCGTCGCCGACCTCTGGGAAAGCGGCCGTTATGAAGACCGGCTGATTCCGGCCGGAAAGGTGGCCGATGCGGTGCGGGCGCTGAAGCTGGCGCCGGATTTCGCAGGCCCGGTCGAATTCGGATTCCAGCACCGGAAGATCGGGGAGCGCGACATTTATCTGGTCAGCAGCGGTTCCGACCGGAGCTTTTGCGGCACGGTCAGTTTCCGTGTGACCGGAGTCGCCCCGGAGTTGTGGGACCCCGCCACCGGGGAGACGGTTCCGGCCCCGGTCTGGGAGACGCAGGGAGGCCGTACCGCTGTCCAGCTTCGGCTGCCGCCGAAAGGATCGATTTTTGTCGTTTTCTCCCCGGAAGCCGGAACGAAAAAACACCTGCTGCCGCCGGCAGCGCCGGTTCCGGCCCGGCTCGAAGTCGTTGAAGCGCTCTACCGCGAGCGCGATGCAGCGGCGGGCGGCGCGGAGGTGACCGATGCCGTGCGGCGTCTCATCGACGATTCCGGCCTCCACTTTCCGGTCAATACCAAATCGTTCGGCATCGCGGACCCGGCGCCCGGCAGATACAAGGTGCTGCTGCTGAAATTCCGGGGCGGCGACGGCGTGCTTCACGAACTCAGGACGCCGGAATACGGGCGGGTGTCGCTCGACGCCGGGAAGTACGACCGTTCGGCGGCGCTTCCGATTGAGATTGTGCGGGCCGTCTACCGGCCGCGCGGCGAGGAAAACGGCAAAGACGTGACGGACGAGGTGAAAAAGCTGTTCACTCCCGCCGGACTCGACTTCATCGTCGACAATCCGACGCTCGGCGGGGATCCGGCGCCGGACCGTCCGAAGGAGCTTCTGCTCGAATATGCGTATCGGGGGGAACGCGTCACGAAGGTTTATCCGGAGTGGGCGAAGGTTTCGCTCTCCGCCGCTTTCTTCGTTCCCGGCGGCGGCGCGGAGCCGTTCATCGACCGCGACGGACGGTGTGCGGTGCTGTTCCTGCAGCCCGGTGAAGCGGAGTATCGCCTTCCCGGCGGGAAAATCTGGAAAGCGGCGTCCGGCGTTCTTCCGGAGCCGCTGGCGCTCGACCGGGAGTGGTCGCTGTCGTTTCCGCCCGGACTCGGAGCGCCGGAGCGGATCGAACTGCCCGAGCTGATTTCCTGGAGCGACCACGCCGACGACGGCGTCCGGTATTTTTCGGGAACGGCGGTCTATCACAAGCGCTTCGAACTTCCGGCCGGGGTGACCGGCGCGGGCCGGCGTCACTATCTGGAGCTCGGCGCCGTGAAGAACCTGGCCCGGGTCAGGTTGAACGGCGCCGACCTCGGGCTGCTCTGGAAGCCGCCGTTCCGGGTCGAAGTGACGGAACGGCTGAAGCCCGGGATGAACGAGCTTCAGGTCGAGGTCACCAATTTGCTTGTGAACCGGATGATCGGCGACGAACAGCTCTCCGGCAGGGACCCGGAACGCGACGGCTTTCCGGAGTGGGTTTTATCCGACCGCTCCGATTCCGGCAGCGGCCGCTACACCTGGTCGACCTGGAAGGGGTGGGCGAGAGATGACAAGCCGCTCGCGTCGGGACTCCTCGGCCCGGTCCGGCTGCTGACCGGCGCCGTGGTCCGGCAGGATTTCTGA
- a CDS encoding MGH1-like glycoside hydrolase domain-containing protein yields the protein MPPFSGNRAVLLELALKQTRKMFNSPCGGLKRPYLDPGAQYARNLWDWDSYWASVALLGIAAEVKDDAFSAEVLKHAKGSLLTFFDYQAPDGSMPILLDGEGVDVFETRNPGQNIGKPIHAQFALLLEERGAFDDAEKAMLLRGLRRLAECRINRSRSCPTGLFVWNTDAAIGVDDDPTAWGRPPKSSAHIYLNCLVYADFRAAETLAGRIGDTESVRFFRQEADALGEAVRRCCYDRRDGLYYTVDVQCVTTHPKFSMFTLNASLDAFWQVLPLKIGAWSSFLPLWCGIARQEEAGRMVREHLMNPARFWTPWGIRSLAADEVMYRPDDSRGNPSNWLGPVWIISCYMVWLGLKRYGFEAEASQLAENVVGNLAEDCRRNNVLHEYYSGETGEGISGPGFLNWNLLALLMHP from the coding sequence ATGCCTCCCTTCTCCGGAAACAGAGCGGTCCTGCTGGAACTGGCCCTGAAGCAGACCCGTAAAATGTTCAATTCCCCCTGCGGCGGCCTGAAGCGTCCCTACCTTGATCCCGGCGCGCAATATGCCCGGAACCTGTGGGACTGGGATTCCTACTGGGCTTCCGTCGCTTTGCTCGGCATCGCGGCGGAAGTGAAGGATGACGCGTTTTCCGCCGAAGTGCTGAAACACGCGAAGGGGTCGCTGCTGACCTTCTTCGACTATCAGGCGCCCGACGGCAGCATGCCGATCCTGCTCGACGGCGAGGGCGTCGATGTATTCGAAACCCGCAATCCCGGGCAGAATATCGGCAAGCCGATCCATGCGCAGTTTGCGCTGCTGCTCGAGGAACGCGGCGCGTTCGACGATGCGGAGAAAGCCATGCTGCTGCGCGGCCTCCGCCGCCTTGCCGAATGCCGGATCAACCGCTCCCGGAGCTGTCCGACCGGGCTTTTTGTCTGGAATACCGATGCGGCGATCGGCGTGGACGACGATCCGACCGCCTGGGGGCGGCCGCCGAAGTCGAGCGCGCATATCTACCTGAACTGCCTCGTCTACGCCGATTTTCGCGCCGCGGAAACGCTGGCCGGCCGGATCGGGGATACCGAAAGCGTCCGCTTTTTCCGGCAGGAGGCGGATGCGCTCGGGGAAGCGGTCCGACGCTGCTGTTACGACCGCCGCGACGGGCTCTACTACACGGTCGACGTGCAGTGCGTCACGACCCATCCGAAATTCAGCATGTTCACGCTGAATGCGTCGCTTGACGCATTCTGGCAGGTCCTGCCGCTGAAAATCGGGGCGTGGAGCTCGTTCCTGCCGCTCTGGTGCGGTATTGCGCGGCAGGAGGAGGCCGGGCGCATGGTGCGCGAGCACCTCATGAATCCGGCCCGTTTCTGGACGCCGTGGGGCATCCGCTCCCTCGCGGCGGATGAGGTTATGTACCGCCCGGACGATTCGCGCGGCAATCCGTCGAACTGGCTCGGGCCGGTCTGGATCATCAGCTGTTACATGGTCTGGCTCGGGCTCAAGCGCTACGGCTTCGAAGCCGAGGCGTCGCAGCTGGCCGAAAACGTGGTCGGCAATCTCGCGGAGGATTGCCGCCGGAACAATGTACTGCACGAATATTACAGCGGCGAAACCGGAGAAGGGATTTCAGGGCCCGGCTTCCTGAACTGGAATCTGCTTGCGCTGCTTATGCATCCGTGA